AACTCTTACCCAACCAAATGAGTCCAAGTTTTAAGATGTCATATCACCTTAACTTCGGATAAACGAGATAAGAATTGGGTTCCTTTGGTTGTTGCATCTATAAAATTGGGCTTAGTTAGTAGAGAATTCgacaagaaaaaaagttaagagaAAAGGTGTGCAGAGAAAAGGGGAAGATGGGAGACTTGATGCAGAGAATTATGGCAATGATTGAGGCTGAGCAAGCAGCCAAAGGCTCCAACAATGCTTCTTCAAACTCATTCAACAACCATGGCAGCGGTCCCCAGGATTTCGGCGGTGCAACCATCAACAGTGGTCAATATGCAGGTAACCGTAACAGGTTTAAACACTCAGAGCACTACGGTGAACGGATTCTGAATAACACTGGTACTTTCAACGGTAATGGCAACGGAGGGACTATTCAGGGTGGCTTTAAG
This portion of the Vigna unguiculata cultivar IT97K-499-35 chromosome 6, ASM411807v1, whole genome shotgun sequence genome encodes:
- the LOC114189205 gene encoding uncharacterized protein LOC114189205, which codes for MGDLMQRIMAMIEAEQAAKGSNNASSNSFNNHGSGPQDFGGATINSGQYAGNRNRFKHSEHYGERILNNTGTFNGNGNGGTIQGGFKAETSNFY